One genomic region from Gemmobacter aquarius encodes:
- a CDS encoding RNA-binding S4 domain-containing protein: protein MQRPTLRIDKWLWQARFFKSRALAAELAEDGHLRINGQPTRKAGHGVGIGDVLTFPLGSRIRVIRVTALGYRRGPATEAGTLYLDLDAPGGEDAATAPLE, encoded by the coding sequence GTGCAGCGCCCGACGCTGCGGATCGACAAGTGGCTGTGGCAGGCGCGGTTCTTCAAGAGCCGCGCCCTTGCCGCCGAACTGGCCGAGGACGGACATCTGCGGATCAACGGCCAGCCGACGCGCAAGGCGGGGCATGGCGTGGGGATCGGCGATGTTCTGACCTTTCCGCTGGGTTCGCGTATCCGCGTGATCAGGGTGACTGCGCTGGGCTACCGGCGCGGGCCTGCGACCGAGGCGGGGACGCTCTATCTCGATCTTGACGCGCCCGGGGGCGAAGATGCGGCAACTGCCCCGCTTGAATGA
- a CDS encoding SIMPL domain-containing protein has product MRVLATICLAVFLPIASPLLAEERLPATITVTGEGRAEAAPDLATISLGVTTQGETAGAAMDANSAALAAVVTRLKAAGIADRDVQTSNLSLNPNWQQNDGTQPPKIAGYVAMNVLTVRVRALDTLGEVLDSAITDGANTLNGISFGLDDPEPAMDKARIEAVQAAKARAELMVGAAGLKLGRVVSITEAGGYMPPMPMPMYRMEADMAKAVPVEGGEVGLTASVTMVFEIKQ; this is encoded by the coding sequence ATGCGCGTTCTTGCAACTATTTGTCTTGCCGTTTTCCTGCCGATTGCCAGCCCATTGCTGGCAGAGGAGCGTTTGCCCGCCACCATCACCGTGACGGGCGAGGGCCGTGCCGAGGCGGCGCCCGATCTGGCCACGATCTCGCTTGGCGTAACCACGCAAGGCGAGACGGCAGGGGCGGCGATGGATGCCAATTCGGCCGCGCTGGCAGCGGTGGTGACGCGGCTGAAGGCGGCGGGGATTGCGGACCGCGACGTGCAGACGTCGAACCTGTCGCTGAACCCGAACTGGCAGCAGAATGACGGGACGCAGCCCCCGAAGATCGCGGGTTATGTGGCGATGAACGTGCTGACGGTGCGGGTGCGCGCGCTGGACACGCTGGGCGAGGTGCTGGATTCGGCGATCACCGACGGGGCAAATACGCTGAACGGGATCAGCTTCGGGCTGGACGATCCGGAACCTGCGATGGACAAGGCGCGCATCGAGGCGGTGCAGGCCGCAAAGGCGAGGGCCGAGTTGATGGTGGGCGCTGCGGGGCTGAAGCTGGGGCGCGTGGTGTCGATCACCGAGGCGGGGGGATACATGCCGCCGATGCCGATGCCGATGTACCGGATGGAGGCCGATATGGCCAAGGCGGTCCCGGTCGAGGGGGGCGAGGTCGGGCTGACGGCCTCGGTCACGATGGTCTTTGAGATCAAGCAGTGA
- a CDS encoding tetratricopeptide repeat protein, translated as MKARATFHNHIVAALVAVFAWAAPAFADGAALDKLFDELKSSDVQASERIEQEIWNEWSKSGSPAMDLLLERGREAMAAGDLPAAVEHLTALTDHAPDFAEGWNARATCYYQMGELGPAVQDIARVLTLNPRHFGALAGLGMIFEELDQPEKALEVYKAALAIHPHLSGVLDSVQRLEAEAAGQDL; from the coding sequence ATGAAAGCGCGGGCCACATTCCACAACCATATCGTTGCGGCACTTGTCGCGGTTTTCGCTTGGGCCGCGCCGGCATTTGCGGACGGTGCGGCACTGGACAAGCTGTTTGACGAGTTGAAATCATCGGACGTGCAGGCATCCGAGCGGATCGAGCAGGAAATCTGGAACGAATGGTCCAAATCGGGGTCGCCCGCGATGGATCTGCTGCTGGAGCGCGGGCGCGAGGCGATGGCGGCGGGTGATCTGCCGGCTGCGGTCGAGCATCTGACGGCGCTTACCGACCATGCGCCGGATTTCGCCGAGGGCTGGAACGCGCGGGCCACGTGCTATTACCAGATGGGAGAGCTTGGGCCTGCAGTGCAGGACATTGCCCGTGTGCTGACGTTGAACCCGAGACATTTCGGGGCCTTGGCAGGTCTGGGCATGATCTTCGAGGAGTTGGACCAACCGGAAAAGGCGCTCGAGGTCTACAAGGCGGCCTTGGCTATACATCCCCATCTGAGCGGGGTATTGGACTCCGTCCAGCGGCTCGAGGCCGAGGCGGCGGGGCAGGACCTCTGA
- the cobS gene encoding adenosylcobinamide-GDP ribazoletransferase — MRPRDTDPARLATQDLVSAFGLLTRLPVPQGWPMRGAASAWAWPIVGLVVGLISATTGSVALASGMPAGVAAAIALATAAIVTGGLHEDGLADTTDGLFGGWTRERRLEIMKDSSIGSYGTLALVFTALARWSALTALMATGHHWQALAACAALSRAPMAVLMATLPNARGSGLSASTGVPSASVALAAIGVASFIALITTGAATLALLPVAALTALAVALIAKSRIGGQTGDILGATQQLTETAALVTAAALLP; from the coding sequence ATGCGACCCCGCGACACAGACCCCGCCCGCCTCGCCACCCAAGACCTCGTATCCGCCTTCGGCCTCCTTACCCGCCTGCCGGTTCCCCAAGGCTGGCCAATGCGCGGCGCCGCCTCGGCCTGGGCCTGGCCCATCGTCGGCCTTGTCGTTGGCCTGATCTCGGCCACCACAGGCTCCGTCGCCCTTGCTTCCGGCATGCCCGCAGGGGTCGCCGCCGCCATCGCCCTCGCCACCGCCGCCATCGTCACCGGCGGCCTGCACGAAGATGGCCTCGCCGACACCACAGACGGCCTTTTCGGCGGCTGGACCCGCGAGCGCCGGCTCGAGATCATGAAAGACAGCTCCATCGGCAGCTACGGCACGCTTGCCCTCGTCTTCACCGCGCTGGCCCGCTGGTCCGCCCTCACCGCTCTCATGGCAACCGGCCACCACTGGCAGGCGCTCGCCGCCTGCGCCGCCCTTTCCCGTGCCCCCATGGCGGTGCTGATGGCCACCCTGCCCAATGCCCGCGGCTCGGGCCTTTCGGCCAGCACCGGCGTTCCCTCGGCCAGCGTCGCCCTCGCCGCCATCGGCGTCGCGTCCTTCATCGCCCTGATCACGACGGGCGCAGCCACCCTCGCCCTGCTGCCGGTCGCAGCCCTCACCGCCCTGGCCGTGGCGCTGATCGCCAAATCCCGCATCGGCGGCCAGACCGGCGACATCCTCGGCGCGACACAACAGCTCACCGAAACCGCCGCCCTCGTCACCGCCGCCGCCCTGCTGCCCTGA
- a CDS encoding SCP2 sterol-binding domain-containing protein, whose protein sequence is MSQVIDAAVQALGAKLTSPLDGVAKFVIEGEGAVMIEGATVRAGDEPADVTLTASTETFRAILDGDLNPTTAFMTGKLSVDGSMGLAMKLGSVLG, encoded by the coding sequence ATGAGCCAAGTGATAGATGCCGCCGTCCAAGCCCTCGGCGCGAAACTGACCAGCCCGCTCGACGGCGTGGCCAAATTCGTGATCGAAGGTGAAGGCGCCGTGATGATCGAAGGCGCCACCGTCCGCGCCGGAGACGAACCCGCCGATGTGACCCTGACCGCCAGCACCGAAACCTTCCGCGCCATCCTCGACGGCGACCTGAACCCCACCACCGCCTTCATGACCGGCAAACTGTCGGTCGACGGCAGCATGGGCCTTGCCATGAAGCTCGGCTCGGTTCTGGGATGA
- a CDS encoding helicase-related protein produces the protein MATTARVTAVLGPTNTGKTHYAIERMLAHRTGVIGLPLRLLAREVYDRCVAQRGPSVVALVTGEERIVPERTQYWVCTVEAMPLEIGADFVAVDEIQLCADPERGHVFTDRLLRARGLHETLFLGSDTMRSAIAALVPGAQFMKRDRFSTLTFTGSKKISRMPPRSAIVGFSVENVYAIAELIRRQKGGCAVVMGALSPRTRNAQVELYQNGDVDYLVATDAIGMGLNLDIHHVAFSSTAKFDGRRMRALFPWELAQIAGRAGRHTDNGTFGVTGEARPLDEDVVEAIENHRFQPVKKLHWRNERLEFGTVERLIRALEEPTSNEWLTRARDSDDLTTLKILGEMPEVCDRVRSPADVRLLWDVCRVPDFRSSSGMEHATLLQRLFEFLKAGKVPTDWLAKAVERIDKTEGDIDAISKRLAYIRTWTYVAQRKGWVDDEIHWREETRAVEDRLSDALHARLTQRFVDRRTSVLMRRLKQKETLVAEVNDKGEVTVEGEFVGRLDGFRFHQDASSSPDEARTLRQAAVQALKPEFHLRADRFYNAPDTEMDFTEQGGLMWGTTAVGKLVKGPETLRASVEPFVDDEAGPDVAEKVKRRLQHFIDRKTAALFEPLAAMSRDEALTGLARGFAFRLVEALGVLPRDAVNEEVKQLDQESRGALRKHGVRFGQFTVFLPALLKPAPTRLRLVLWSLANGLDEFPESPPPGLVTIPNITEVPKQHYTLSGYHPAGTRAIRIDMLERLADLLRAKDSRAGFEAAPEMLSITGMTLDQFADLMAGLGYKGEKAERPKAKAEVVLPVQSTSTAPIPEGESVLAPPPAPEPEVVEGEEAAPVEMESYYTFTWAPKPRFVRPERGARPERGAPRGDRAPKVEGDKPAEGAAPAGDRPQGERRDRGGEGKGGGGYKGNRDGGNRDGNKGGNRDGNRDGNKGGGGKPDRREDRGDRGGKPQGAQKYEARPPRVEKPIDPDNPFAVLAALKNRS, from the coding sequence ATGGCAACGACCGCGAGGGTCACGGCGGTCCTCGGGCCGACGAATACCGGCAAGACACATTATGCGATCGAGCGGATGCTGGCGCATCGGACGGGGGTGATCGGCCTGCCGCTCCGGCTGCTGGCGCGCGAGGTTTACGACCGTTGCGTGGCGCAGCGCGGGCCTTCGGTGGTGGCACTGGTGACGGGCGAAGAGCGGATCGTGCCCGAGCGGACGCAGTATTGGGTCTGCACGGTCGAGGCGATGCCGCTGGAGATCGGCGCCGATTTCGTGGCGGTGGACGAGATCCAGCTTTGCGCCGACCCCGAGCGCGGGCATGTGTTCACCGACCGCCTGCTGCGGGCGAGGGGGTTGCACGAGACGCTGTTCCTCGGGTCCGACACGATGCGGTCTGCGATTGCGGCGCTGGTGCCGGGGGCGCAGTTCATGAAGCGCGACCGCTTTTCGACGCTGACCTTTACAGGTTCGAAAAAGATAAGCCGGATGCCGCCGAGAAGCGCAATTGTCGGGTTCAGTGTCGAAAATGTCTATGCGATTGCCGAGCTGATCCGGCGGCAAAAGGGCGGTTGTGCGGTGGTGATGGGGGCGCTTAGCCCGCGCACGCGCAACGCGCAGGTGGAATTATACCAGAACGGCGATGTGGATTATCTGGTGGCGACCGATGCCATCGGGATGGGGCTGAACCTCGATATCCACCATGTCGCCTTTTCCAGCACTGCCAAGTTCGACGGGCGGCGGATGCGGGCGCTGTTTCCGTGGGAGCTGGCGCAGATCGCAGGCCGCGCAGGGCGGCATACGGATAACGGCACCTTCGGGGTGACGGGCGAGGCGCGGCCGTTGGATGAAGATGTGGTCGAGGCCATCGAAAACCACCGATTCCAGCCGGTCAAGAAACTGCATTGGCGCAACGAACGGCTAGAGTTCGGGACGGTCGAGCGGTTGATCCGGGCGCTTGAGGAGCCGACGAGCAACGAATGGCTGACGCGGGCGCGGGATTCGGATGATCTGACCACGCTGAAAATCTTGGGAGAGATGCCCGAAGTGTGCGACCGTGTGCGGTCGCCCGCCGATGTGCGGCTGCTTTGGGATGTGTGCCGCGTGCCTGATTTCCGTTCATCTTCGGGGATGGAACATGCAACGCTTTTGCAGCGATTGTTCGAGTTCCTGAAGGCCGGAAAGGTGCCGACAGACTGGCTTGCCAAAGCGGTCGAGCGCATCGACAAGACCGAGGGCGATATCGACGCGATCTCGAAACGGCTGGCCTATATCCGGACCTGGACCTATGTGGCGCAACGCAAAGGCTGGGTGGATGACGAAATACATTGGCGCGAGGAAACTCGCGCTGTAGAAGACCGCCTGTCGGATGCGCTCCATGCGCGGCTGACGCAAAGATTTGTTGACCGGCGCACGTCTGTGCTGATGCGGCGGTTGAAGCAGAAGGAGACCCTCGTGGCCGAGGTGAATGACAAGGGTGAAGTGACGGTCGAAGGCGAGTTCGTCGGCCGTCTGGACGGGTTCCGCTTCCATCAGGACGCGTCCTCGTCCCCCGATGAAGCCCGTACGCTGCGTCAGGCAGCGGTGCAGGCGCTGAAGCCAGAGTTCCATCTGCGGGCGGACCGTTTTTACAACGCGCCCGACACGGAAATGGATTTCACCGAGCAGGGCGGGCTGATGTGGGGAACCACGGCGGTCGGCAAGCTGGTGAAGGGGCCGGAAACGCTGCGGGCGTCGGTCGAGCCTTTCGTGGACGACGAAGCGGGGCCGGATGTCGCCGAAAAGGTGAAGCGCCGGTTGCAGCATTTCATCGACCGCAAGACGGCGGCGCTGTTCGAGCCTTTGGCCGCGATGAGCCGCGACGAGGCGTTGACGGGGTTGGCGCGGGGCTTTGCCTTCCGGCTGGTCGAGGCTTTGGGTGTTTTGCCGCGCGATGCGGTGAACGAAGAGGTCAAGCAACTTGATCAGGAATCGCGTGGCGCGCTGCGAAAGCATGGCGTGCGCTTCGGGCAGTTTACGGTATTTTTGCCTGCGCTGCTCAAGCCCGCGCCGACTCGGTTGCGTCTGGTGCTGTGGTCGCTGGCGAACGGGTTGGATGAATTCCCCGAAAGTCCGCCGCCGGGTTTGGTGACGATTCCCAATATCACCGAGGTGCCAAAGCAGCATTACACGCTGTCGGGGTATCATCCGGCGGGGACGCGGGCGATTCGCATCGACATGCTGGAACGTCTGGCCGACCTTTTGCGCGCCAAGGACAGCCGCGCGGGCTTTGAGGCCGCGCCCGAGATGCTGTCGATAACCGGCATGACCTTGGACCAGTTCGCCGACCTTATGGCGGGGCTGGGCTACAAGGGCGAAAAGGCCGAGCGGCCAAAGGCAAAGGCCGAAGTGGTGTTGCCTGTGCAAAGCACGTCGACAGCACCCATCCCCGAGGGGGAATCGGTGCTTGCCCCGCCGCCCGCGCCGGAACCCGAGGTGGTAGAGGGCGAAGAGGCGGCTCCGGTCGAGATGGAGAGCTATTATACGTTCACATGGGCGCCCAAGCCGCGTTTCGTGCGGCCCGAGCGTGGAGCGCGCCCCGAACGCGGTGCGCCGCGTGGCGACCGTGCGCCGAAGGTCGAAGGTGATAAGCCTGCCGAGGGGGCGGCGCCTGCGGGCGATCGTCCGCAAGGCGAGCGTCGGGACCGTGGGGGCGAGGGCAAGGGTGGCGGTGGCTACAAGGGTAATCGTGACGGTGGCAACCGCGATGGCAACAAGGGCGGCAACCGTGACGGAAACCGCGATGGCAACAAAGGCGGCGGCGGCAAGCCTGACCGGCGCGAGGATCGCGGCGATCGGGGCGGCAAGCCGCAGGGCGCGCAGAAATACGAGGCCCGTCCGCCGCGTGTGGAAAAGCCCATCGATCCGGATAACCCCTTTGCCGTGCTGGCGGCGTTGAAGAACCGGAGCTGA
- a CDS encoding pilus assembly protein PilP: MSPLGGLALSPRPVARPSAIASAVEAAVAAAAEQPDPVPEAIPATAEPALVDDGNVTPETEQEPQLASAAPSIPTTANVAKEATDKNALNLSKINLIGVYGSQSNRYALVRQPNGRIVKVGVGDRIDGGRVAAVTDGEIRYEKRGKMVVLAMPRG, encoded by the coding sequence GTGTCGCCGCTCGGCGGTCTTGCCCTGTCGCCGCGCCCGGTTGCCCGCCCCTCGGCCATCGCAAGCGCCGTCGAAGCCGCCGTCGCCGCAGCAGCCGAGCAGCCCGATCCAGTCCCCGAAGCCATCCCGGCAACCGCCGAACCTGCACTCGTCGACGATGGCAACGTAACGCCCGAAACCGAACAGGAACCGCAACTCGCCAGCGCCGCCCCGTCGATCCCGACCACGGCGAATGTGGCCAAGGAAGCCACCGACAAGAACGCGCTCAACCTGTCGAAGATCAACCTGATCGGCGTTTACGGCAGCCAATCCAACCGCTACGCCCTCGTGCGCCAGCCCAATGGCCGCATCGTCAAGGTCGGCGTCGGCGACCGTATCGACGGGGGACGTGTCGCGGCCGTCACCGACGGCGAGATCCGCTACGAGAAGCGCGGCAAGATGGTCGTCCTCGCCATGCCGCGCGGCTGA
- the fdxA gene encoding ferredoxin FdxA, with product MTYVVIDNCIACKYTDCVEVCPVDCFYEGENMLVIHPDECIDCGVCEPECPADAIRPDTEPDMDQWVAFNRKYSEMWPVITVKKDPLLEATERDGETGKLAKYFSETAGEGN from the coding sequence ATGACCTATGTGGTGATCGATAATTGCATCGCCTGCAAATACACGGATTGCGTGGAAGTGTGTCCGGTGGACTGCTTTTACGAAGGCGAGAACATGTTGGTCATCCATCCGGACGAGTGCATCGATTGCGGTGTGTGCGAACCGGAATGTCCTGCCGACGCGATCCGCCCCGATACCGAGCCGGATATGGACCAATGGGTGGCCTTTAACCGCAAATATTCCGAGATGTGGCCGGTGATCACCGTCAAGAAAGACCCGCTGCTGGAAGCGACCGAGCGGGATGGCGAGACGGGCAAACTGGCCAAGTATTTCTCGGAAACCGCGGGCGAAGGGAACTGA
- a CDS encoding CarD family transcriptional regulator — protein MTKTKKPDFRPNEFVVYPAHGVGRIISIEEQEIAGLHLELFVISFEKDKMTLRVPTHKATEIGMRQLSSPDIVTKALDTLKGKARVKRAMWSRRAQEYEQKINSGDLLSIAEVVRDLHRTDDQREQSYSERQLYEAALERLTREVAAVSGVDEAGAQKTVGSVLTGRAA, from the coding sequence ATGACCAAGACCAAGAAGCCTGATTTTCGTCCCAACGAATTCGTGGTGTATCCGGCGCATGGCGTCGGCCGGATCATCTCGATCGAGGAGCAGGAGATCGCGGGGCTGCATCTCGAACTGTTCGTGATCTCGTTCGAAAAGGACAAGATGACGCTGCGCGTGCCGACGCATAAGGCGACCGAAATCGGGATGCGGCAATTGTCGTCGCCCGATATCGTGACCAAGGCCTTGGACACGCTGAAGGGCAAGGCACGGGTCAAGCGGGCGATGTGGTCGCGCCGCGCGCAGGAATACGAGCAGAAGATCAACTCGGGTGATCTGCTGTCGATTGCCGAAGTGGTGCGCGACCTGCACCGCACCGACGACCAGCGCGAACAGAGCTATTCCGAGCGGCAGCTTTACGAAGCGGCGCTGGAGCGTCTAACGCGCGAAGTGGCGGCGGTTTCGGGTGTGGACGAGGCCGGCGCGCAAAAGACCGTGGGTTCGGTGCTGACGGGCCGCGCTGCCTGA
- a CDS encoding cation:proton antiporter domain-containing protein → MEGLLLQASMYLGAAVLIVPLAVRFGLGSVLGYLAAGILVGPVLGLAGTETKDLQHFAEFGVVLMLFLIGLELEPKTLWDMRHRLIGLGGAQVGLTTLAIAAVLMLMGLVWQVALTLGLVMSLSSTAIVLQTLTEKNLMRTAGGRSSFSVLLTQDIAVVPMLAFLPLLALPAAAITGPTAQQFGVTNAETTVTAATNAAAPLLSLVDKLPNAAVTALTLAIVAGIVLAGHFLTRPVFRFVHASRLPEMSTFISLLIVFGIAFSMMLVGLSPALGTFVAGVVLANSEFRHQIEADIKPFKGLLLGLFFMTVGIGIDTHTLFSEPVTVLGLTLGLIAVKAAILFGLGLVFRMRGQDRILFTLGLAQAGEFGFVLVSFARQQSILTASNGELALLVISLSMLLTPLLFFGYEHLSTRLRARTPEQAPDEIDEKGRVIIAGIGRFGQVVNRLVRMSGLTTVVLDSDAGTIETMRRFGVKGFFGDPTRPELLDAAGLATASVLVVAVDDKENATKIVRFARSQRPDLHIVARARDRVHVYELYQAGASDIVRETFDSSVRAGRYVLENMGFTEYEAAKLSQTYFKVDRAAMRDLAEVWVPGQPVHLNDAYVERAKQLDRDLETALIEELYEVKPMASDEDPPKASSA, encoded by the coding sequence ATGGAAGGTCTTCTTCTTCAGGCCAGCATGTATCTCGGGGCTGCGGTGCTGATCGTGCCCTTGGCCGTGCGCTTCGGTCTCGGCTCGGTACTCGGCTACCTTGCGGCAGGCATCCTTGTCGGTCCGGTGCTGGGGCTCGCAGGAACCGAAACCAAAGACCTCCAGCATTTCGCAGAATTCGGCGTCGTGCTGATGCTGTTCCTTATCGGTCTCGAACTTGAACCGAAAACCCTCTGGGACATGCGCCACCGCCTGATCGGCCTCGGCGGCGCACAGGTAGGGCTGACCACCCTTGCCATCGCCGCAGTGCTGATGCTCATGGGCCTCGTCTGGCAGGTGGCGCTCACCCTCGGCCTTGTCATGTCGCTCTCGTCGACCGCCATCGTGCTGCAAACCCTGACCGAAAAGAACCTGATGCGAACCGCGGGCGGGCGCTCGTCCTTTTCGGTCCTCCTCACCCAAGACATCGCGGTCGTCCCGATGCTCGCTTTCCTGCCGCTTCTCGCACTTCCGGCTGCGGCGATCACCGGCCCCACCGCCCAGCAATTCGGCGTGACCAATGCCGAAACCACCGTCACAGCCGCCACCAATGCCGCTGCCCCCCTCCTGAGCCTCGTCGACAAACTGCCAAACGCGGCCGTCACCGCCCTGACCCTCGCCATCGTCGCAGGCATCGTGCTCGCAGGCCACTTCCTGACCCGCCCCGTGTTCCGCTTCGTCCACGCCTCGCGCCTGCCCGAAATGTCGACCTTCATCTCGCTGCTCATCGTCTTCGGCATCGCCTTTTCCATGATGCTCGTCGGCCTCTCCCCCGCCTTGGGCACCTTCGTCGCCGGGGTAGTTCTGGCCAACTCGGAATTCCGCCACCAGATCGAGGCCGACATAAAACCCTTCAAGGGCCTCCTCCTCGGCCTCTTCTTCATGACCGTGGGCATCGGCATCGACACCCATACGCTATTCAGCGAACCCGTCACCGTCCTCGGCCTCACACTGGGTCTGATCGCGGTCAAGGCCGCCATCCTGTTTGGTCTGGGCCTCGTCTTCCGCATGCGCGGCCAAGATCGCATCCTCTTCACTCTCGGCCTCGCACAGGCAGGCGAATTCGGCTTCGTCCTCGTCTCCTTTGCCCGCCAGCAAAGCATCCTGACGGCCAGCAACGGCGAACTCGCCCTTCTCGTCATCAGCCTGTCGATGCTGCTGACCCCGCTCTTGTTCTTCGGCTACGAACACCTCTCCACCCGCCTGCGCGCCCGCACCCCAGAACAGGCACCCGACGAGATCGATGAAAAGGGCCGCGTCATCATCGCAGGCATCGGCCGCTTCGGTCAGGTGGTGAACCGCCTCGTCCGCATGTCGGGCCTGACCACGGTGGTGCTCGACTCAGACGCAGGCACCATCGAAACCATGCGCCGCTTCGGCGTCAAAGGCTTCTTCGGCGACCCGACCCGCCCCGAACTGCTCGATGCGGCAGGCCTTGCCACCGCATCGGTTCTGGTGGTCGCGGTCGATGACAAGGAAAACGCCACCAAGATCGTCCGCTTCGCCCGCAGCCAGCGTCCCGACCTGCATATCGTGGCCCGCGCCCGCGACCGCGTCCATGTCTACGAACTCTATCAGGCTGGTGCTTCCGACATCGTGCGCGAAACCTTCGACAGCTCCGTCCGCGCAGGCCGCTACGTCCTCGAAAACATGGGTTTCACCGAATACGAAGCCGCCAAACTGTCGCAAACCTATTTCAAGGTCGACCGCGCCGCGATGCGCGATCTGGCCGAGGTCTGGGTCCCCGGCCAGCCCGTCCACTTGAACGACGCCTATGTCGAACGCGCCAAGCAACTCGACCGCGACCTCGAAACCGCCCTGATCGAAGAGTTGTACGAGGTCAAGCCGATGGCCAGCGACGAAGACCCGCCCAAAGCCTCAAGCGCCTGA
- the cobT gene encoding nicotinate-nucleotide--dimethylbenzimidazole phosphoribosyltransferase, whose translation MTAPFASLAEFSAVLKAMPAADAEAVQAAVARNGQLTKPPGALGRLEDVAIWVAGWQGTDRPHCERPQVIVFAGNHGVVAQGVSAFPAEVTVQMVGNFSAGGAAINQLSKAFGAAMSVHALDLDRPTADFTVAPAMTEAEVVAALATGWAAVDPEADMLVVGEMGIGNTTPAAALAAALFGGAGADWVGRGTGVDDAGLARKAGAVDAGLALHGPLLGDALQVMRCLGGRELAAMAGAIARARSLRIAVILDGFICTASAAVLEKAVAGSLDHCIAGHVSAEGAHGKLLAALGKEPLLSLGLRLGEGSGAALAIGVVKGALACHSGMMTFAEAGVSGA comes from the coding sequence ATGACCGCGCCTTTTGCCTCGCTTGCCGAGTTTTCTGCTGTTCTGAAGGCGATGCCCGCTGCGGATGCCGAGGCGGTTCAGGCAGCGGTGGCGCGAAACGGGCAGTTGACGAAACCTCCGGGGGCGTTGGGGCGGCTGGAGGATGTGGCGATCTGGGTGGCGGGTTGGCAGGGCACGGACCGGCCGCACTGCGAACGGCCGCAGGTGATTGTCTTTGCGGGCAATCACGGGGTGGTGGCACAGGGGGTTTCGGCCTTTCCGGCGGAAGTGACCGTGCAGATGGTGGGCAATTTCAGTGCGGGCGGGGCGGCGATCAACCAGTTGTCCAAGGCTTTCGGCGCGGCGATGTCGGTGCATGCGCTTGATCTGGACCGACCCACGGCGGATTTCACCGTAGCGCCTGCGATGACCGAGGCCGAGGTGGTGGCGGCGTTGGCCACGGGTTGGGCAGCGGTCGATCCCGAGGCAGATATGCTGGTGGTGGGCGAGATGGGGATCGGCAACACCACGCCTGCGGCGGCGCTGGCTGCGGCGCTGTTCGGGGGGGCGGGGGCCGATTGGGTGGGCCGTGGCACGGGTGTCGACGATGCGGGGCTGGCGCGCAAGGCGGGGGCGGTCGATGCGGGGCTGGCGCTGCATGGGCCACTATTGGGCGATGCGCTTCAGGTGATGCGCTGCCTTGGCGGGCGCGAACTGGCTGCCATGGCGGGGGCGATTGCGCGGGCGCGGAGTTTGCGGATTGCGGTCATTCTGGACGGGTTCATCTGCACCGCTTCGGCAGCCGTGTTGGAAAAGGCCGTGGCGGGGTCGCTTGACCATTGCATCGCGGGCCATGTGAGTGCCGAGGGCGCGCATGGCAAGCTGCTGGCGGCGCTTGGCAAGGAGCCGCTGTTGTCGCTGGGCCTGCGGCTGGGCGAAGGGTCCGGCGCGGCGCTGGCGATCGGCGTGGTCAAGGGCGCCCTCGCCTGCCATTCCGGCATGATGACCTTTGCCGAGGCGGGCGTTTCAGGCGCTTGA